The window ggctcaAAATATGAAGATTTTCGTTTTCAATCTCCGCAGCCAATGCCTTGCCCACCGCCCCAGGTCCTGAAACGCTCGTGCTGCCACGGTCGCTGAAGCTGCTTGCTGCCGTCGCACCGGTAGGCCCCGTTTTCGGTCGCAAGCCTCCTGGTGTGCCGGCGTTGTCGTCGGCCCCCCGACGACTGTGACATGGCAGGAGCGACCGATGGACTGCCTTCGGAAAACCGAAGGGAGCCTCTATAGCTGCGTTCGAAGGCAGAAAGGACAAaggcccgctgctgcctggcggATATGAGTCTGACGGTGGCGCAACGGAGGCCGCCTGAGGCGGACACGGAgcgggcgtcgcgtgcgcatcTGCAGAGGAAGTATTCTTTTCGATGACACTTCCGAGCACAAACCCGAAGTgcgctgtcttcctccgcttccctgATAGACAGCTGAGCTATTTCAGCATCTTGCAATCCACCGGCGAGCACCCcaccccgcctccgctgcaggcgtctggCGGGCGTCTTACGGCTCTGCGTGTCGCACAGGCCCTGCGAATGCACACACATTGTCAGCCGCTCCGACTTGTGAGACACTAGCAAAGAGCCGCGAAGGACAGGGCCAAAACGCACACAAAAAGCCACCTAAAACCTCAGAGAGCTCCGAAGAAGCTGGGAAAACAAGCATCGCGTGAAACTGACCGGCCTTTGCCTGAGCCACAGAAAGGCGCATGACCTCTACTTCAagggagaaggcagacgcagaaggcacgCCGAGTTCGCGTCCCTTGGCTACAATCCAGGGGTTGCATGAACGCACAACCCGAGTGCGTAAAGACTGTGAAACACGCTGGAGGCTTTCCATGCTGCGTGCTGCTCAGTGCCGACGCTCCCGAAAAACAGAACATGTGCCCCGCCTACTTACCCGTGGCATCTTCACTGGCTGCAAAAGGATTGAGAGTGAGTCGAGTGCTTCTCTCAGGGGCGAAGAGCGAACAAGTCGGAGCTCCACCTAGCGCGCCCCTGTCGACAGAAAACGGGGAACaatctccgcggcgcctagAGGGCTCGTTAAGTCCATCGGAGCAGGGATCTCGAAGCGCACCGTGTGGGGAGGCGCACAGCCCAGACTCGTGACCTTCAGACGGGGGAAAGAAGGAGATTGAGCCTAGCGGCGTCGTAGACGCACTAAGTTTGAAGACGCTTGCCGGCCGACGACCAGGGCCTTCAGCACCAGGAGAGTCAGGAGACTCagggggcgacgaagacgacgcgctaACTGTGCGCTGTTTCCGGCATTTGGATGTGCCTCCCGAGGAGTCCCcacaggcaggcgcgcccgcctctgcagccgtgcTCTCCATCTTGGTGGTGTGAGACGCGCCGACAGGGCCACGACGCGACACCAGAAATGACGGGGAAAAGAGCCTACTTTGCTTGCGGAGTCatgcgcgccgacgccgcacaTTTGCCATTGACGCTACCGTAAACGATAGAGCtacgagagaggagacgaaccCAAGGGGTCCACGCCTCCGCAACGGGCAAGCAGCGAGAGCAGGGCACTCGATGAGTTGCGCACGCCACTGGCGCGGTGGAAAGGCAAGGCGCATGATAAAGAAACAAAACGGTTAAGGTACTAGCAACGGCAATGGTCGTCCCAGGAGACGAGACtgacggagaaaaaaaaaggcgagacgccCAACGAACAAGCGCGACCAGCGCGTACGGCGGGTGGCTTTCCTTcgacagaagcagcaggGGGGGTCGAGCTGAGCACATGCAGTATCTGGGCACGAAATTCAAAGTCATACCACAAAATGGAAGGCATCAGCAGTGCTGTGTTGCTCTGTTATTCCAGGGATGAATGCCCCGAGCCTatctcgctgctgtctcctaCCCAGCGCAGAACTCCGTGGCATCGGATCCAGCCGAACATAGTCCATTTACAGAACTTCTAAAGGCCACAGCTGTGTTCTCTGTTGGCCTCCACTTTCATACAAAGCCGGTTCCACATACTTTGTCCACAAGTTTCGTTTGCCACTGACGAACATAGTCCATTTACAGAACTTCTAAAGGCACAGCTGTGTTCTCTGTTGGCCTCCACTTTCATACAAAGCCGGTTCCACATACTTTGTCCACAAGTTTCGTTTGCCACTGACGGTCCTGGAGTCTCGGCAGCGACGGAACTTGTTCGACTTTTCTCAGTCCGACACGCGGAGGCTTCCTCATTGCAAAGACTTCGTCCCGCGgttgcatgcacgcatttgcgcggctcgcgtccgcgtcaaccgtgcctctctc of the Besnoitia besnoiti strain Bb-Ger1 chromosome Unknown contig00029, whole genome shotgun sequence genome contains:
- a CDS encoding RPAP1 family protein (encoded by transcript BESB_043060) — encoded protein: MESTAAEAGAPACGDSSGGTSKCRKQRTVSASSSSPPESPDSPGAEGPGRRPASVFKLSASTTPLGSISFFPPSEGHESGLCASPHGALRDPCSDGLNEPSRRRGDCSPFSVDRGALGGAPTCSLFAPERSTRLTLNPFAASEDATGK